Part of the Vitis vinifera cultivar Pinot Noir 40024 chromosome 13, ASM3070453v1 genome is shown below.
ttaataattaagtttatcaaatattcaaatgtttcttttgaaatttataaagtatttttgaaaccataatttattaaaaaatcaattatttgacgtaaaaaatgaattttcttttaatatgggtaacaataattttcctaaaatttgtatttttagcATGAACATTACTATTCTTGCTGCTGTTGATGGTACGAGGCCCACTAATAGGTGTTTCCTTTTATCCTAGGTTGCATCATAAACAATTATCCTCATAATTTCAAccattgatttttaaaaaattaatttcagtTATTGAATATTGACTGCTACGTTGATTTTCATCTTATCTTATGATTAAAAAGGTGGAAACATAAGGAGATTCGTGACAGCATAGAATGCCTATGGGCTATGGGGCTCGGCTCGAGGAGTAAGAGGCTTTGCTAGAGCTCTAGTGGGTCAGGCCTACTACCTAACCTTGCTTGGTCCAAGCCCACTTAGGCAGGTCGAGCTAGGGCGAACTTAAGCCTACTAGCACGACAATTTTGACCCATTGGCCCCattgatttgaagttcaaaGTTCAATGATGGCAGCTCGCATCTAAATTAAGAGAAGTCTATTGAAAACTTGTGGGATTGAGCAAAGCTAATCAAACTGTGTCTAGGCCCTCTACTGAGGCAGAAGGGTAAATTTTACGGTCTTCAAAGCCTTCTTTGGTATGGTGCGAGAAATTTGTCATAGTTTCACTATTAGCCAATCCAGCATTGcattcaagaaccaaacatatgcAGCTAAGCTTgtattttgttaaagaaaaattgatGTCTAAGAAGCTGCAAGTTCAACTTGTCCCTTCCTTTGATCAAGTTGCATCAACAACTCATTCTGGTAGATTAAAAAATAGGCTTAGTGTTGTTTCCCTAGCTGCACTAAGCTTAAGGGGAAGTATAGAAGTTGGCAATGAGAGTGCTAACATGTATAGGTGATATGGCGCTCACAATGGGCCAAGGAAAAGAAGCCTATGTTGTACAAAATATTGGCATACCAAGTATATTACTCATCCTAGAAATGGATGTAGTATTGATACCCCTTGATGGACAAGAGGGGTGAAGCACCCAATTCTGAAGGGATGGAATGAGTCAAATATGGAAATGGCAATTTGTGACTTTCCCATATACTTACATCCTGAACAGATCAAATAGATCTTATTTCTAGTAACAATTATGGAGGGGTGAAGTTCGTAGTACAATAAGAAGAATGTTGAGCAGCTAAAGGTATTGGAAAAAGGAGAGGTTTATTGGAAGCTTAATGATAAGGCTTCATGAAGATGAACAAAGGTCCATTTGTAGAGTTGTATATACAATTACATTACATCACATGAGATTTTACATCTAATGAGTCACATATGGCTCATAAGAGATCTGATGATGGTAGTAGCCTTAGGGTATCTGATTAGCTCTGATGATGTTAGTTGCCTAAAGGTTTGATTAGCTCTTGGCAATTCAAGATGAGGTTGGAGTTTGGGTGATACTTCACAACTGAGACTGCACCCTTTCCATGAGGCTCCTTTGCTTCTTCCATGTTCAagcttcaaaattcaaatctcTAAAATCATCATCCCAAACATCCATCTTCCACTTGAGATCAAGATTCAAAGTACCCTTGATTGATTAGGGTTTTGTGAAGATTCAACATTCAAATTTCCAGCATTTTTGTGATGCTTTAAACTTCAAATCTCCACAAGTGTCCTCCATCCAAGTAGGTGGGGTCTAAGCTTGTTCACATCAGATAATTGAACAGGTTTCAGGAAGAAATCTTCTGCTCCTTCTTCTAGACATCTGATCAATACCCATTAACCATTCTCATATTAGAAAGTGAATCAACaaactttcatttctttctaaTGTGAGGAATTGAATTGTATCAGAAGGAAAAAATGGATAAGTCTTCAATATTGTTCTTACCTGTTAATCCTAGAAGGGATATTCTCAGAGGACATGATCACAACTGGGATGTCTTTAAGAGATGTAGACTCCTGCAGattcatgttaatttaaattttaatgaactGTTCTGACTAACTTGGAGTAAAATAATAAGATGTTGAAATTCAATAATTAGGCAAATGAAGATACCTTGATCTTTCTGAGGAGATCATAGCCAGTCATTCCAGGCATAGAATAATCTGTTATAATTAAATTGACTTTTCTTTCCTGTTCTGCCTCTTGCAAACCCAGGAATTCAAGAGCTTTACTCACGGAATCTACAACAGTAACTGTCcaaaaaaacccacaaaaaatCAACAATCAAAACCCCAAAAATAGGATAATaggaggaaagagaaaaaaattcaatcttctTATGAACATACCTTGAAAAGAAGAGGTTTTGAGGAGCTTTTCAATCCACTTTCTATCTACGAGGCTGTCATCAACAGCTAGAACATGAAACTGTGACTCTGCAGCCATACCCATTGCCTTGTTGCACCAAGAAAAGGCCAGCAAAAAGAAgtatgaagatgaagaaaagagagaatgagaggtgAAAGCACGTGGGTTGGAGATGGGTGTTTGTGGGTTTATAAGTGAACCTATCTGGCTATAAGGAGAGCACGATCCGAGATATATCATACAGAATCATGAGGATATTCATTGACCTTTGGCCCGCTGTTTGAGCTAGCAGAAGGTGTCCAAGGGTCTTTTGAATAGTGTTTAAGGGTACAACTTGCTTTAAAAAATTGAGTTGAGGGCACTTACAATAACTCTTATACACATGCATGCATGTgtcttcaaaatttcataatttttattcatgtgGAATTAGCAAATATTGGCCGGCTTGAAGTCTCTTTCCCTGAAATGTATACAGTGATTCGTATATTAAAATGGATATAGTGGTCAAATATGCTGTTCTTCCCCAACAAACCGTCACTGTCTATTCTTTGTAAGATTCCAATACATCGTTTATCCTCACAAAGATAAttagagggagagagagagagacttttCTGATTGTTTAAATAATGGATCACAATATTTAATGCTTTGACCTTTATCTCACCATGGACATGCCTGCCAGAGCCTACGGGGTCTTGCCAcaacaaaaaattgtagaattggTATATGAACCTTCTCAAAGTAGTTAGTTTATATTTATAGGAAGGAAACTATGTTTTATATgctttatatatttgttttagcTTCGGTTAATTGTTGCACATCATCATATTTAGAAGTAATTCACATAAAAGATATGTATATATCATACAGAATCATGAGGATATTCGTTGACCTTTGGCTCACTGTTTGAGCTAGCAGAAGGTGTCCAAGGGTCTTTTGAATAGTCTTTAAGGGCACAACTTGCTTTAAAAAATTGAGTTGAGGGCACTTACAATAACCCTTGCACACATGCATGGGTCtccaaaatttcataatttttagaCATGTGGAATTAGCAAATACTGGCTTGGTTCATGTCTCTTTCCCTGAAATGTATACTGTGATTCGCATATTAAAATAGATATAGAGATGTACCCtcacaagagagagagagattgatTTCACTTAGACTTTTGTGATTGTTTAAATTATGGATCAAAATATTCAATGCTTTGACCTTTATCTCCTATGAAAATGCCTACGAGGTCTTGCCATAACAAAAATTTGTAGAATTGGTACATGAACCTTCTCAAACTAGTTAGTTTATATTTATAGAAAGAAAACTATGTTTGatatacttttatatatttttttagatttgattAATTGTTGCACATCATCATATTCAAAAGTAATTTACATAAAagatagtatatatatatatatatataaattattccaaaattataaaattgtaaaacgTTTTacatttatcaatttatgtttttatattttgtatttaatttgaAGATAATTTAGTACTCATTtgaatacttttaaaatttttttgtttaaaatataaaataatagtaatttttacataaaatatagtaatttttatataattttttttaaatacctaaTAATTAAAGATTTTcaatacttcaaattttaaaaatcattatcttttttaaaaaactcttaattttttttatattttatataaaaattattttattttctatttttcgaAATAAATTTTTCATCTAAACAAACAAGCTTAACTTAGAgcatcaaaacaaaattattacaCTCTTTTCCCCAACATAATGCGTCTTTGACGGATATTAGTTATTGGACAGGTTTAATCACCTTCTAGGAAAAGCATCTATGGTAATTCAATGAAGATAGGTTAAACatgttataataatattataggATTGTTCTAAAAGCCATTATTTGGATAATCGATTTCCGAATATcttatagatatatttttttttaatttatttatagttcTTACACTCATTAATGATAGAAAAGACTCAAGAAAGCTATACAGATAGAGAGGAATAATAGTTTTCAGAGTCTTGCCATCTCCCCCATTGATACGTGAATTGGAGAATGGGCAAGTACACTTTCAAATGCATCTAACTATTATAAATTATGAAGTAATTTGTAACTATTTATTATGAGGAGATACAAATATGTTTTTCACATAGTTTCGTATTATgacaatatataaaataacttacTTATGACTTAAAGTTGAAAAGACATAAAACAAATCACAACTCTAAAGCACAATAATATTTCTTTGTAGCTTTAGactataaaattgtataaaagtatttattaatatcaaattttcatttcctcTAGCTATCATattcataaaaaccaaattagAAAACcttaataatattaacaatGAGAATCAAAATTTACCTATTCAGAAGTGtcctccttttctttctttttctttttagtttttatataatGTAAGAGATGTAATTGGCTTCATGATTGTAGTAGTAAGAATTTAGATGTGGCCTTACTCACAATGAccataattacatttaaaatataatcataTTCACTTCAGGTTACCCTTTTTTAAACACTATCCACCTTATCACAAGAATAAATAGTCAAGGTACAAGAATATAACTCCTAAATAGGGAGAGATTCTTTTTTGAATTTACTTATGAGAAACTTGAATGAATGAAAATCCACAACCATTTTTAAAAGGATTATGACTAAGGATAACTATATTAACTTTTTAATCCAATAAGTTAATTATAAGAGAACTGAGGatcaattaaatattaagaagagtaaaaaaataatccaactattcaaagaaaaattggtTAAAGAAGTTTGTTCAAAATTCCCTAATGCATTTTGGCATAGGAATCTGCTTGAAGTAGAATTACCCAATAATCCAAAGTTTAGGAAAAAAGGTACTCCTACCAATTCAAGACCAATTTATATTAATCATGAATTATTAAATATtgcaaaaagaaaattcaagaacttcttAATAAGAAATTAATGAGAAAATATAAATCTTCTTAGAGTTATGCttttatgttaaaaaacaaacagaatAGGAAAGATGAATACTTAGACTTGTAATTGATCATAAACCTCTTAATAACACATTAAGATTGATTGATTTTTGTGGTTGGGTCAAAATAGCTTCATTACTTGTCAAACTTGCATGGTAGGGTCAACTTAAATTTGGATTAGAAATAGAACATTCATGAATGACCAAAGTTATTGTTTTGAATAAGAGAGGCATTAAATCAAGCATGCTAGTAATCCTAGTTGACAAAATTAGTATCAATCAAAATGATTATAATATtgttaagtttttaaaatatcgttggaaagataataaaaattcaaaaaaatcatgtttctcCTATAGAACTTTCAgttttttctcaaattatttttcactcAGCTTGCTTTAGCATGGATAATATAGTGAGATTATACTATTATTGAAGAAGCTTCAACAGTTTTTCCTTCACTAGGAAGAACTTTGAAGATAAAATGGTGGGATGGATTGAAGAATGACACTTCAGTTTCAGTTGTTTAGAATGTTTCTTTAGAATCATTCTCAATCTCCAATCTTGGAGGATATGTCTTAGTTGCTCATTAAAAAGCAACAAATCCAAGCTCAACTTGTTGTAGATAAGACCTTGTAGGAATATTAAAAACTTCTTGAAGACAATTTCTCCTTTCTCTCCCAAAAAGAAGAAGACGATATTGATCCAGAAAAGACACATAGTGCAGCGTCTCCATTTAACTACTATCTATTGGGAAAAGAAGATAACTATGATGGAATCATTCCTCTTATCAAAAAATTAGCCATGAGTGTTGTGCCTTTTCTGCTCTAAGCTCTTGCTTCATCTATAACACTTAGGCACAAAATAAGTAAGTTTAAGGGAAAATTACATATTGTGAGATTTGCTATCATTCAAGTTAGGACTCCTTTTAATAGAGCAAACAAGAGCCCAATAAAGGAGTAATTCATCTTGTTTTCAGATTTGATATTCTAGattgatcatttttatatttcttatattgatTTATGTTTCTCTTGGTTTTATGAGAGGCTCGGGTGCACATTTGCCTGCTCCCAAGACTTGATCCTCAAAACCATAAGCCCCAGTTATAGGAAGTACTAGTGATCTCCACAACAAGTGATTATTTCAATCCAGTTTGATTGATGTTGAATGGTTAAAGGTATTATAGAAAATAGAGAGGTTTGATTGGAAGCTTATCAATAAGGCATAATGAAAATGAACAAAGGTCCATTTATAGGGTAGTATATGCTATTACGTACATTTACATCAAATGGGTCTAAAAGAGACAAATACAATAGATAGTGAGTAGTAGCCTTAGGACATTAGCTTTGATGATGGTATGTCGTAACTTCAGGGTCTTGATTAGCTCTTGGCAATTCTTGATGAGGTTGTAGTGTCAATGATACCGTATGAGTTtgacatatttgattttctcttaATAGTCTTAAATGAGGTTGGAGTTTGGGTGATAATTCACAAGTGAGACTCCCTTTACATGAGGCTCCTTTGCTTCTTCCATGTTTaatcatcaaaatttaaatcTCTAAAATCATTGTCTCAAACAACCAAGATTCACTAAGAGGTATATCCCAATAAGCATGTGGAAGCATCAAGTGAAGCCTTGGTAGGACTGAAATATGCATGACTGCGATGCATCTACTCCTTAAACCCACACTAGCCACCATGAGATGGAAGTAGATTATATTTGAGGAGGGATAAATACTGATTGAAGGGATTGTGGCACTCATCGAGAGGCGAATGTAGTACATCGACATACCCTTTCGTTGGCAGAGCAGCACATGGTCTTAGGAGCCTTGATAACGACCCAAGACCCTCGATTGGGACCCCATGTTAGGCAAGTCGACCACCCACTCGGAGGAAAAGAAACTTACAAGGATTTCCATCTTCCACTTGTGATCAGGACTCAAACCCTTGATTAATTAGGGATTTTGTGAAGATTCAACATTCAAATTTCTAGCATTTTTGTGAAGCTTCAAACTTCAAATCTCTACTATAGGGACTCCTCCCCACACGTGACACACATCTCCTGATGACACGTGACACACATTCTCATCCGGATTAATCTCATCCGGATTTCccccaagagtacacgtggcgcgcttctcctatccggacttcctcagggagaagcacacgacacttgCAAATATCACATCCGGATGATcgacatatcctatccggatatgtttgtccagatcattgactaaagtaagcaagtcttgcacGTCATCATAACagcctgccatggcccacgttccgccacctgcagaaTGAAATGACAGgaatgaagtgacaacaagtcacttcccacgatcaccTACCACGTTTTCTGACAGTTGCAacacctaccacgatctctgtcaatcgcccgtagggtgatgatggccctgccaccacctagtatcatcatgacaacacaaaatatctccctaccattaaagagggaaacaaagcttctgatactatatatataaaccatCACACAAAAAGGAAGGTAAGCCTGCtatacctagaaaaaggccaactgatttatctccctctctaaccatggctgacaaaaccatcggagggtgcgtccgaacaccctgtccggacgtcTTTTGCAGGTAGTACGATTAAATcaagaatctatattggttgagatcgtgcgtccaccCATtgggcaactacgtggatcaccagggacgcgagACCTCAACATCTACGAGTGTCCTCCATCCAAGTAGGTGGGGTCTAAGCTTGTTCACATCAGATAATTGAACAGGTTTCAGGAAGAAATCTTTTTCTCCTTCTAAACATCTGATCAATACCCATTGACCATTCTCAGATTAGAAAGTGAATCAACAAACCATTGATTTGTTTTAAATGTGAAGAATTCAATTgtatcaaaaaggaaaaagtggaCAATCTTCAATAATGTTCTCACCTGTTAATCCTAGAAGGGATATTCTCAGAGGACATGATCACAACTGGGATGCCTTTAAGAGATGTAGACTCCTGCAGattcatgtttatttaaaatttaattttaatgaacTGTTCTGACTAACTTGGAGTAAAATAATAAGATGTTGAAATTCAATAATTAGGCAAATGAAGATACCTTGATCTTTTTGAGGAGATCATAGCCTGTCATTCCAGGCATAGAATAATatgtaataattaaatttactttcGTTCCCTGTcataacaaaaaggaaaaaaaaaattaaaaaattagacatCTATTGAAAAAACACccagaaaataaaaggaatgaaTTGAAGAAATTCAGTGAGAAAACCATACTTGGTGATGATTTCTTTGTTCTGCCTTTTGCAAACCCAGGAATTCAAGAGCTTTACTCACAGAACCTACAACAGTAACTGTCcaaaaaacccacaaaaaaaaaaaaaaattcaataatcaaAACCccaaaaatagaataaatagactaaataaaaaaaaaaggaaaaaaaatcaatctttttATCAACATACCTTGAAAAGAAGAGGTCTTGAGGAGCTTTTCAATCCATTTTCTATCTATGATGCTGTCATCAACAGCTAGAACATGAAACTGTGACTCTCCAGCCATACCCATTGCCTTGTTGCACCCAAAAAAGGCCAGCAAAAAGAAgtatgaagatgaagaaaagagagaatgagaggtgAATGCACATGGGTTGGAGATGGTGTTTGTGGGTTTATATCTGAGCCTAACTGGCTACAATGAGAGCATGATCCCTGAGACATCATCCAGAATCTTGAGGGTATTCATTGACCTTTGGCTCACTGTTTGAGGTAGTGTTCAAGGGTCTTTTGAATAGAGTTTAAGGGTACAAGTTGCTTTAAAAAATTGAGTTGAGGGCATGCACTTACGGCAACGCTTTTGACACATGCATGTATCTCCAAAATTTCATAAGTTTTATTCATGTGGTATTAGCAAATATTGGCTTGATTCTTGTCTCATTCCCTTACATGTATACAGTGATTCGTCTGTTAAAATGGAGATAAGAAGCCAAAAAATAAGAACTAAAAAACCTATCCAAACAAGTGAATTTGACTTGTGAGGACCGAAATAACATTATCCCACTCTTTTCCTAATATGACGCATGACCAATATTAATTATTGATTTAGGGTTTAATcatcttttttaaaaagtatcGGTTAGTATTCAATGAAgataagttaaatattttataataatatcacACGTCATGGACTTGTTCTAAAAGCCATTATTTGGATGATTCATCCTGGGTTGAAGAATGATATTATTACATCCAATAtcttataaatttctaaaatttatttataattcttaCAATAATTAAAGATGGTTTAGTGACAGCAGTGTCCTccaaaactaataataatagaaataagCACAGATGCCTAAGAAAAGACTAACGGATAGAGAGGAATCTGGCCATCTTCCCATTGATTTGTGAATGTGAAAtgatctatttttaaatttcagttTAACTAcactttataatataatatttgagtGGCTCTTTGATCGAATAAGCGTTACACCAGTTTTTCAGTGCCCTTTCGATTAAGGCTTGTAAGATGACTCCTATACACGTCCATGGCTGATGAGGCCTGGTGGTCTACgcttaaatttaattataattttgtaatttctcCCGCCCGCCCGCCCCCCTCTTTTTCCACATTTTCATCAAGTTGTTTTGaaatggttttatttatttatatgtgtaTATTGAGTGTTTTCAATTTCATTGGTTTTCAAAGGCGATAGTAAAAAATGTAAGGACATAtataaaacatgtttgacaataaaaaattattttctattttttatttttaacaacaaaatatatgatattttcaaaaaatataatttaattgttttcacttatttattggaagttattttttaaaaaaattataaatttatacaatgataaaaaataaagtactagatataaaagtcatttttaagacatatttaaaaatattaaaatcaagtttaaaacatttcaaattttcaaataaacttttgttctcTAAGACATGAGAAAAtagctttaaaaaaatgttatgaaaaattattttttagaactgcTTTCGAAAATTACCAAACAAGACCGTAAAGtgtataaaaacaattttatattcgatgttttattttaatcaagTATACAAGTACACCAACAACAAACAACACAAACTATATAGGATAGATTTAATATGTAATAACAAGTCAAAAGTGTCTTAAATTTcataagaataatttgaaatcttATGTCCCAAGATTATATTTCTTCTAGTTGGAGGTAACCTTAAAACCGGTCATCCAAAGGAAGAagcaacaataaaaaatgataagtaTTTCAAGctaataatttcattcaattattGGCTATGGTgtgatacaaaatattttgtatGCTTTTTGGATTTGATAAAGTataaaatggcataagtatttattttatttttgatc
Proteins encoded:
- the LOC100248094 gene encoding two-component response regulator ORR9; this translates as MGMAGESQFHVLAVDDSIIDRKWIEKLLKTSSFQVTVVDSVSKALEFLGLQEAEQERKVNLIITDYSMPGMTGYDLLRKIKESTSLKDIPVVIMSSENIPSRINRCLEEGAEDFFLKPVQLSDVNKLRPHLLGWRTLVEI